ATCTATAAGAAAGGTAGTGGATGAATTAAAAGACAAATGGGCAATTACTCTTAAAGATGAAATATCAGGCAATTCCTTAAAATTACTCCTCGATAAAAAACCGCACTAATTGGCAAACTCGGGAAAGTTTGAAAACCTTGTACAGAGCGGCGGGGAGGCGAAATTTGTCATCGCGGAGGGATTGGTCCGCGTGAACGGCGAGGTTGAAACAAGAAAAAGGAAAAAGATTTTCGCGGGTGATATCATCGACTATAAGGGCGAAAAATTAAAGATTGTCAGGCAGGGGCGTAATTAACTGCGCCCAAAACGAACCAAAAGGGCGTGATAAATCACGCCCCTACGAGATTAATTCCAGCAGGCTCACAACCTCGATGTGGCTTGTCTGCGGGAACATATCTATCGGCTGGACCTTTTTCAATTCATACCCGAAACCTTTAAGTATCACAATGTCCCTTGCCAGCGTGGAAGGATTGCAGGAAACATAAACGATCTTTTTGATCTTATGCCGGCCTGTCAATTCTAAAATATCAGGGTGGCAGCCGACGCGCGGTGGATCGAGTATTATCGTGTCAGGAATAATTTCCTTTAGTAATTTCGGCAGTTTCTTTTCCGTCTTTCCCTGTATGGACACAAAATTTTTTATCCCGTTTATTAAGGCGTTTTGGGACGCGATTTCGCTTGCCTCGTAACCTTCTTCAAAACCGTAAACCCTGGCCGCTTTTCCCGCGAGAAAAACCGAGAAAAAACCAACGCCTGAAAAACAATCAAAAAAAACTTCGTCCTTTTCCGCGCCGGAATAATTTATAACTGTTTCCGCCATTTTCTCAAGCAATGACCTGTTTGTCTGGAAAAATGAATTTATAGGCACGAAAAATTTCGTGCCCATGACATGGTAATTCAATATCTTTTTTTTATCCGTTATCGTCGAATACGCTTCTCCGCTGTCATCTAATATAATACGGAATGAGGACGACAGGGGTTCATCTTTCTTTTTTAAATTTTTATAGTATTCATTTATTTTATCCTCTCCCAGCATACAATTGTCCACCCCGACAATTGTTTTATTATTATATGTGTAAAAACCAGTGGTGTTTTGGAGAGAATGAAATTCCAGGAGCCTTCTATAATTATACGTTTCAGGGGAAGGAATAAGAGACCCCACAGGCAAATCTATTTTCGCGATGTGCTTGATTGTTTCACCCACCTGTTTTCTTTTTATATCCAGCTGGTGGTTATAATCGATATGCTGGTATTGACACCCGGCGCATTCAGAATAATACGGGCAGGGAGGGTCAATCCTGAAAGGCGATTTTCCCTCTATACTTATTAGTTTCGCTTTGAGAAAATTTTTTCTTTCTTCCATAATTTCAACCTCAACAGTTTCCCCGTCAACAACATTTCTGATAAACACAACACGGTTATTCACCCGGGCTATACCTTCTCCCCCAAATGCGATAGATTCTATTTTTACATTTATTCTTTTGCCTGTTTCCATCAAACTCCCGTCTATTTTTTATATTGACTATGTTTTTTTTATATATTATAATGCTATCTTCTCGAAATAGAAGGAAAATTTATTGATAAAAAAAGGGGGGCAAACATGGGTTGGATTAAGGAAAATCTTAAAACTGTAATTATTGTTGTAGTGGTTGCCGGTATTGTCGCTTTCTACGGGGGGATAAAAGTGGCTGATATGCCGTTTTTCTGCGGTATGTTGTGCCATGAAATGCAGCCTCACGTTGATTCTTTAAAGGCCAATTTTCACGCGAAAAAAGGCGTAATTTGCATGGACTGCCATTCACACCAGGGGTTTTTTAATCATGCCATGGAACATATCAAATCCCTCGCGCTTTTAGGCGGGCATTTCAGCAAGGCCTATTTAGAGGATGAATTTGATTTGCATAAAAATGTCCAGGGTTTTAACAAGGAAGAAATGGATTTTAAACATAAAAACAAGGAGGAACAGGAAAAAATTGCAAAGGAATGTTTAAAATGCCATCCGGCCCGCATGGTTGGTTCATATTTCATGTTCCAGCCTGAACATAAAGATACAATGATAAATGAGAATTGTCACAGGTGCCACGAAGAGGTTGTCAAAACAGGAGAAAAAGATTTAGAAAAGGCAAAAGCCTTGCTCGCGGCTGAAACAGAAAAACCTGTCGCAATCGGGAACGTGCATCCTATTCATATAGGAAAAGATATTTTATGCACCAATTGCCATAACAGGGTAGTCCACAGCGTTAACCCTTCCATTATGATGATCGGGATGGATAACTGTATGAAATGCCACAACGGGGACAAAGCGCCGAAGGTTGATTGCAAGGGTTGCCACAACGGGCCTAAAAACCTTTTCGCGGGAACAGGGGCGAAAGATGTAAAAGGTTCCGCGGATTACATGGCCGAGCAGGATTGCACGGGATGCCATAATGAGGCAGAGGCATTTAAATACAGCGATGAATTATGCACCGGGTGCCATGATGAAGAATATGCAAAGACAAGACAAGAATGGCAGGCCGCCTACGCCGATAACATGACAAAAGCCGCTGAGGGTTATAATGTTTTGAGGGAAGGGTTTGAAAAAGCGAAAGCGGAAGGCAAAGTCACGCCTGAGACAGAGGAAAAATTCAAGAAGCTTGAATATAATTATAACTTCGTGTCAATGGACAGGAGCAAGGGGGTACATAACAGCGAATATTCGAACAGCATATTCAGTGATATTGGCACAAAGGTAAATGAATTAAAAGAGACATTAAAATAAGAAGTATTTTAAAGAAAAACAAAAAGCCATCCGCCTCAGGCGGATGGCTTTTTTAATTACCCTTTGTTTAAAACCAAATCATATTTTCTATATGGCCCTCTAAATTTATCTTTTTATCCTGCCTTTTTACCTCAAAATTATAAAAAGAAATATTCGATGCATTTTTTTCATTTAATCCCACCAACACCTGTTTCCCGTCCGGCGAGAACTGTGTAAAATCACCTTCTGCCAATTCAGTAATTTTTGAACCGTTCAGCTTCATTGTAATTACCTGCCCGTCACCAACAAATAACATATCATCCCCGCCGGGGGACAGAAAAAGCTGTGTAATCTTTGTAAAAAGATGTGAAATACCTGTAACATTCTGGTCATATTCCACATAGTTAATTTTCCCGAATTTAGTCATACTGATAGTCCCTGATTTTACCGGTTTACCCGATGGTATTATAGGTAAAGCGAAGATTTTTTCACCGCCTTCCCATGAAACGTTTTGTATAAAGAAAAGGAATTCTTCTTTCGCGTCTATTGTAAAAATATTTTTTCCCGATGATTTGGCCTGCGCGCCGTTTGTAAGGCGGATTAATGTCGGGACCTGGACGCCTATATCAAAAATGCAAATGTCAGGGTTTCCTGAAAAATCCGCAAGAAACGCTATTGCTTTCCCTGATGGCAAAAACTGCGGTAAATGATTGGCTGCTTTTTCGGGGTTTGGGATCCGGATATCTTCCTGTGTGATTATCGCGTCCTCAAAATATTTTAAATCACTTTCTATAAAAATTTCAGGATAAGTCTGGTTAGGCAAAGAAAATTCATAGGCAAGAAATTGCCCGTCCGGGGAAAAAGCGCAATTGTTCAAACTGAAAGGCCTTTGATATTTTGAAATATAATCAAGCTCTTTCCCGTTAATGTCAATAAACGATATTTGTGAAATAGGGACTTTTTGGCTGGAACTAACCGCTGGGACCTGGATAGCAATAAATTCCCCGTTATGTGTAACTGAGGGATTTAATGATAATTCGCCCGAGGTCTCAAATATTTTTTTCCGGGAGAAATCATTCGGGTCAATTAACATCAAACTGCGGTTTTTTCCCTGTTTTAATTCAAGTATTATTTTATTTGCTTTTTTTGCAGGGAATTTTGATAAATAATATCCTTCATTTTTGCTCTGCTGGGTCTTCACTGTCATTTTCACTGATTTGGCAATACGCTTAAATGACCCCTTGGGTTTAAGATATTGAAAAAATATAAGGGTGCTGAAAAGAATTATCAATGATATTATAATTAATTCCGGTAAAAATTTTTTCATACTGGATTTCCTTTAATAAATATATTTTTTTATTTAAGCTATGCGCCGGTAAATACTATTCTTGCTAATCCTACAAGGCCGGCATTTTCGCCTAACCTGGCATGCACTATCTTCAATTTTTTAACGGCGTCAGGAAACGCCCTTTTTTTGGTTTCAGAACGAATAGCCCCAAAAAGCTTTTGCCCTAACCCCGCGATCCCGCCGCCGATCACAATCATCCCTGGATTCAAGAAATTTGCTATATCTGCGGTAACTATTCCGATTTGCCTGCCAATGTCTTCAATGATCCTTTTGGCATTTTTATCGTTTGCTTTTGCGAGAACACCTAGTTTTTCAGGAGAACCCCTCTCTCCCAGCAATTTTTCCATCTCATCTTCTATTGCCTGCCGCCCGACATATCTTTCTAAACAACCGGTATTGCCGCAGTTACATTCTATTCCCTTTGGTTCAATCGTAATATGTCCTATTTCTCCCGCCATCCCGTCCGCCCCGTGAAAAATCCTGCCGTCCAAAATAATCCCTCCGCCAACACCGGTCCCTAACGTAATACAAACCATGCTTTTCGATTTTTTCCCCGCCCCCAGCCAATATTCTCCTAAGGCGGCGGCATTAGCATCATTCTCAATAAAAACCGGCTGTTTCCATGTTACAGATATTATCTTCCTGATTGGGACGTTAAACCAGCCGGGAAGGTTCGGAGGAGTAGAGACTATCCCTTTTTTTATATTTACCGGGCCCGGGCACCCGACCGCAACACCGGAAATATATTTCAGCAAATATTTCTTATTTGTAAAAAGTTTTTTTTGCTGCTTAATTATTTTCCTTATAACATAATCTTTGCCTTTTTGTGCTTCTGTAGGCGCGCTATTTGAATATATTATCCTGCCGCTTTCGTTAATTAACGCGCATTTTATAAAAGTCCCGCCAAGGTCCGTAACTAAAGCAAGCTTTTTGCCCATTATTAAATTCCCA
Above is a genomic segment from bacterium containing:
- a CDS encoding RNA-binding S4 domain-containing protein codes for the protein MANSGKFENLVQSGGEAKFVIAEGLVRVNGEVETRKRKKIFAGDIIDYKGEKLKIVRQGRN
- a CDS encoding class I SAM-dependent RNA methyltransferase, whose translation is METGKRINVKIESIAFGGEGIARVNNRVVFIRNVVDGETVEVEIMEERKNFLKAKLISIEGKSPFRIDPPCPYYSECAGCQYQHIDYNHQLDIKRKQVGETIKHIAKIDLPVGSLIPSPETYNYRRLLEFHSLQNTTGFYTYNNKTIVGVDNCMLGEDKINEYYKNLKKKDEPLSSSFRIILDDSGEAYSTITDKKKILNYHVMGTKFFVPINSFFQTNRSLLEKMAETVINYSGAEKDEVFFDCFSGVGFFSVFLAGKAARVYGFEEGYEASEIASQNALINGIKNFVSIQGKTEKKLPKLLKEIIPDTIILDPPRVGCHPDILELTGRHKIKKIVYVSCNPSTLARDIVILKGFGYELKKVQPIDMFPQTSHIEVVSLLELIS
- a CDS encoding cytochrome c3 family protein, whose product is MGWIKENLKTVIIVVVVAGIVAFYGGIKVADMPFFCGMLCHEMQPHVDSLKANFHAKKGVICMDCHSHQGFFNHAMEHIKSLALLGGHFSKAYLEDEFDLHKNVQGFNKEEMDFKHKNKEEQEKIAKECLKCHPARMVGSYFMFQPEHKDTMINENCHRCHEEVVKTGEKDLEKAKALLAAETEKPVAIGNVHPIHIGKDILCTNCHNRVVHSVNPSIMMIGMDNCMKCHNGDKAPKVDCKGCHNGPKNLFAGTGAKDVKGSADYMAEQDCTGCHNEAEAFKYSDELCTGCHDEEYAKTRQEWQAAYADNMTKAAEGYNVLREGFEKAKAEGKVTPETEEKFKKLEYNYNFVSMDRSKGVHNSEYSNSIFSDIGTKVNELKETLK
- a CDS encoding ROK family protein, with translation MGKKLALVTDLGGTFIKCALINESGRIIYSNSAPTEAQKGKDYVIRKIIKQQKKLFTNKKYLLKYISGVAVGCPGPVNIKKGIVSTPPNLPGWFNVPIRKIISVTWKQPVFIENDANAAALGEYWLGAGKKSKSMVCITLGTGVGGGIILDGRIFHGADGMAGEIGHITIEPKGIECNCGNTGCLERYVGRQAIEDEMEKLLGERGSPEKLGVLAKANDKNAKRIIEDIGRQIGIVTADIANFLNPGMIVIGGGIAGLGQKLFGAIRSETKKRAFPDAVKKLKIVHARLGENAGLVGLARIVFTGA